The Natrinema sp. DC36 genome includes the window TCCCCGACCAGAGCGCCGGCGAGGACGACGAGCAGTCGATCGGGGAGTGGCTGCGCGAGCGGCTGCCTTTTTGAATCGAAACGCCTGAGAGGGTCAGTCCCCAGTGAGTACGCATGAGTATCATCGAGTCGATCCACGAGGATCACGGGGCGACGTTCGGCGAGCGCGCCGACCGACGGATCGTCGAACACTACGGGCGACCCGAGCGAACCCATCGCGCGGTCCGCAACGGCGTCGGCCTACTCGAGTTCGCCTACGGCGTGGTCGTCGTCGAGGGCGGGGACCGCGTCGAGTACGTCGATAACGTCGTGTCGAATCGCGTCCCCGCGGAAGACGGGCAGGGCTGTTACGCGCTCGTGCTCGATCCCCAGGGCGGGATCGACGTGGAACTGTACGTCTACAACGCGGGCGAACGGCTGCTACTCTTCACGCAGCCCGAGGCCGCCGAACCGCTCGCCGAGGAGTGGGGCGAGAAGGTGTTCATTCAGGACGTCGACATTCGGGTCGCGACGGACGACTATGCGGTCTTCGGGATCCACGGGCCACACGCCACCGAAAAGATCGCGAGCGTGCTCAACGGTGCCGGCTCGCCCGACGAACGCTACTCCTTCGTCCGCGGGACGATGGGCGACGAGGGGGTCTCCGTCATCCGGACCGACGCGCTCACCGGCGAGGAGAGCTACGAAGTGATCTGCGCCGCAGACGACGCCGCAGCCGTCCACGACACGCTGCTCAATCAGGGGCTCAATGCCGCCCCCTTCGGCTATCGCACCTTCGAGAGCCTCGCGCTCGAGGCCGGCTCGCCGCTCTTTCACACCGAACTCGAGGGGACGCTCCCGAACGTGCTCGGCCTGCGAAACGCGCTCGACTTCGAGAAGGGGTGTTACGTCGGGCAGGAGGTCGTCTCGCGCGTGGAGAACCGCGGCCAGCCGAGCCGACGGCTCGTCGGATTGACCTTGGCGGGCGAGGCCGTCCCCGAATCCGGCGCGGCAGTCTTCGCCGGCGACGCGTCGGTCGGCGAGGTGACCCGCGCGGGCGAGAGCCCGATGCTCGGGGACGTCATCGCGCTCGCGATCGTCGACTACGGGCTCGAGGCAGACGAGCTGACGGTTCGAGTCGGCGGCGAAGAAGTCGATGCGACCCTGACCAACCTGCCCTTCGTCGACGGCTCGGATCGGTCGGATCGGCTGCCCGAGTATCTGTAGCTCGGTCGCGCTGCCGCGACTCGTTCAGTATTCGCTTCGAGGACGCCGCGACTGGTACCCCGAAATCAGTGCCCCGGATCCTTGATCTGGGGTAACCCCGCCGTCACCAGTCGGCGAAGCAGGACGACGATCCCGTTCTCGAGGCCGCGGGCGAAGACGGCTTGCTCTTTCGTCTTGCCGCCGGGCGTGTTCGGATAGTACGACCCGATCAGGAGCGTCTCGCGGTCGACGAGTAGTATGCGACTGATCGCGACTTCGTTATCGCTCGCGGAGCCGGTAAGCCAGTCGAGACCGGTTTCGAACACGCGGGTCGTCGAGGTCTCGGCACCGAGCGTCTCGGTAATCGTTTCCGTCTGTCCGCCCAGGACGACCGAGATGTCGTTCTGTGCCGCCGTCTGCAAGCTCTCGAGGAGCGTCTCGGACAGAATGTCTTCGTCGACGACGAGGAACGCGATCTCGGACTCCGCCTCCCTGATCAGGTCGATCGTCCGTGATTCGATCGCGTCGTGGCCGGTCAGTGACCAGACCTCCTGAATGTGGTCGTTCTCTTCGATGTCTTTCACTTCCGTGTTCTCGAGATGCGTCTCGAGGGTCGCGATCCGATCCTCGTACTTCTGTCGCAGAGTCTGTGTCGCCTCTTCGATTCCGACGGCGCGGTACACCTGCGGACTCGTGTGTTGTACTTCGACCAGGCCCTGGGACTCGAGGACGCGAATCGCATCGTACACTCTCGTCCGCGGGACCTCGGAGATCTCGTGAATGTCCTTCGCCGTCCCGTTCGGCAGTTTGTTCAACGCTATAAAACAGCGCGCTTCGTACTCCTGGAGCCCGAGGTCCTGTAACAGGCTAATCGCTTCTTGTGATGTGTCGTTTGTTGTCATGGCCCAACCACGAATTCGGTGTTCCGAACATGCGGAGTAGAGCGCGCGGGTGCAAAAGCATTCGTGTCGAAATTCGGCGCCTCCTGTTATATTTCTCACAGACGAGCTCGAGAAATACAGATTTCACTCGGATCATCACACAAGCTACTTAGCGGCACGGTCAATAGGGAGGAATGGCGAGTCCTGTTAGGCCCAACCACGCGGGACTCGCCGGTTCAAACCGTCCGATAGCGGCCGCGAAACCGATTGGGTGTTCTGAGGCTTCTGTTTGTCCGAGCTGTTCAACTCGCTCGACGATCGATGCAGCGTCATCGAGCGCCGTCGGAACGGTGGTGAGAGCGGTCGCTGCCGGAAGTGAGATACCGATCGAGTTATTGGCAGGTGGACCGCTTATCGCGACTCGAACGCCACCACTGTCTGGTGATCGCTGAGTTGCTCCAGGATCGGGCGGACGTCCGAAAAGCGAGGTCCCGTTTCCACGGTGTCAGTGCCGGTATTCCAGTCGATGAGGTCGTAATCGTCTAATTTCGGGAGGTGAACGTGGGTGAGTTCGATGCCGGCCGCGGCCCGGCCAGCGCTCGCATCCGGAGACGCGTCGATAGCGACCGGTAACTCCCCGTGCCTGCTCTGATCGACGAGATCGAACAGTATCCGTCGTCGGTGTTCGTTCGCTAACGCGTCGAACAACTCATTAGTTGACTGTGACATACCACGGGTTGTACAGTCCCGTCTCCATCAATACGCAGCATTTTCACTCTGCAGTTCCGTGTTGATTAACTGAGTGAACGAGCGTACTCGACCGGGCCAGGCTCGTCTCCTCCTTGTCGAGTATCGACCGGCGCGCGTTCGGAGCTACTGTTATATAGGGGGAAACCAAGGAACAATCCATGTCAGGAGACGTCCTCGAGCCTGCTCTCCTCGAGCGGGACCCGGACGATCGGATCCGAATCCTCGACGCCGACGGGACCGTCGTCGCTCCCGGACTAGAACCCGACCTCGAGCCGGAGACTCTGCGGTCGATGTACCGGGACATGCGGTTTTCCCGGCGGTTCGACGAGCGGATGATCAGCCTCCAGCGGCAGGGTCGACTGGGGACGTACTCCTCGCTGGCCGGCCAGGAAGGGTCTCAGATCGGCTCGACGTACGCGCTGGCTGACGACGACCTGCTCTCCTTTCAGTACCGGGAACACGGCACGCTGGCCGCGCGAGGGCTCCCCTGGGAGTACCTGCTGTACTGGATGGGCCACGAGGACGGCAACGCCGCGCTGGCGGACATCGAGGTCTTTCCGCTGAACATCTCGATCGCCGGCCACCTTCCGCACGCGGTGGGCTGGGCGTGGGCGGCGAAGCTGAACGGCGACGAGCGCGTGGGTGTCGTCCACTTCGGCGACGGGTCGACCTCCGAAGGCGACTTCCACGAGGCGATGAACTTCGCGGGCGTGTTCGACACGCCGACGGTCTTTTTCTGCAACAACAACCAGTGGGCCATTTCGGTCCCGCGCGAACGACAGACCGCGAGCGCGACGATCGCCCAAAAGGCCCGCGCCTACGGCTTCGCAGGCGTTCAGGTTGATGGCATGGACCCGCTCGCAACCTACGTCGTCACGGCCGCTGCGCGGAAGAACGCGCTCGAGGCCGACGGCGACCGGTTGCGACCGACGCTGATCGAGGCGGTGCAGTACCGCTACGGCGCGCACACGACGGCGGACGATCCCAGCGTCTACCGGGACGACGAGGAGGTCGAGCGCTGGCGCGAACGCGATCCGATCGACCGGTTCGAGGCGTACCTGCGGAACGACGGTGTCCTCGACGACGACCGAATTGACGCGATCGAGACCGAGATCGAAGAGACGCTCGCGACGCTGGTCGAGCGCGCCGAAGGCGTCGACGGGGATCCCAGTGAGATGTTCGAGTACACGTACGCGGAGCGGACCCCGCGACTCGAGGACCAACGAGACTACCTCGCCGACCTGCGGGAGCGCCACGGCGACGAGGCGTTACTCGAGGACGAGTAAGTCCCGTGACAGGCGTATAAAGCCGGTCGTTGGACAGGCGAACGACTATCCGATCATCGTGTCGAGGTGCAGTCGATATGCAACTCGAGCAGCCGTCCCGGGGTGCGACATCGACCTGGAGCGGCACGGTGCCGAGCGCGGTTGACGCGCGCGTGCTCGGATTGATCGTCGTGACGGCCGCGCTCGCGGCGTCGATAAACGTGCCCTACGGCGGCCTCCCGATGGCGGCCGCCGCGTTCGTCGTGCTCGCGAGCAGCGGTGTCGCGCTTCACCTGCTCGGCGAACGAAAGCTCCGCCGGATTACCGACGAACTCGTCGAAAAGTGGGTCGCAGCCGGCGGGCAGGTCGACGACGTGACCCGATCGTCGAACGGGATGCGGACGGAGTGGCGGGTCCACACCCCCGACGGCGAGATCGTCATCGGCGGCATCGCACTCGTCCCGATCGCCCGGTTGGCAGTCGAGTGGCAGGGAATCGGCGACACGATGGCCGCCAGCGAGGCCGAAGCGGACATCGATCGCCTCGCCGAGAGCCTCTACCGAGAGATCTTCGAGATCGGGGACGCGACCCAGCAGACGTAACACCGCGCTCTCGACGTTTCCTCCCCGCGGGACCGGGGGTCTTCATTCGAACAGTTCCTCGTGGCGCTGGGCCAGGTTCGTGTAGTCACCCGAGGAAAACTCCTCGAGGATCTCCGCCGCGTCGATCCCCGTCTCCGCGAGCGGCGTGATCTCCGCCGGAACGCCGCGGACGAACGACTCGGGCGGGATCGAGTAGCCGTCGGGAATGACGGTCCCCGCGGCGACGATGCTCCCGCTGCCGATCGTGACGTCGGAGTTGAGCGTCGCGTTGAACCCGACCAGCGCCCGTTCCTCGACGGTCGTTTCGTTGAGCACGGCACCGTGTCCGACCATGACCTCGGCCTCGAGCCGTGACGCGTGAATCGTGGCGTTGTCGCCGACGTGCGTCTCCCGACCGATGTGGACGGGGCCGATGTCTCCTCGAAGGACGACGCCGGGCCAGACGCTCGCGTCCGCTTCGACTCGGACGTCGCCGACGAGGGTCGCCTCACTGCTCACCCGTGCCCCGTCGTCGATCGTCGGCCGCTCCCCTTCGAATTCGTAGCGTCTGCTGTCGACCATGGGTGAACGAACCACGATCGGACGGATAATACCGCATCCCGCCGCTCGTGACAGTCTCCCTCGAGTCGAACTACACCTGAACGAAATCGAAGGGAGCGGTCGCGCAACTCGTGAAACCGACTGATACCATTCAGAACCATTCAGTGGTTTGCAAGGCCATCGCTTATACCGTATCGAACCGGACGGCTAGTCGAAGACAATGAGTCAATCAGAATCCCCCATCCGAGCGATGTTCGACGCGCAGCGAACCGCGGTCAAACAGAGCCAGCAGCTGTTCAAGCAGGGAATGGCCACGCAGCGAAACGTCGACACGATGGCCCTCACCGGGATCAAAGGCCAGAAGTCGCTTCAGCGCCAGCAACTCGAGCTCGCGCAGGCGGCGACCCACGGCTATCTCAGTGCAACGGCGGCGATGCTACCGAGCGACGACGCCCCCGAGGCCCACCGGACCATCGACGAGACCTTCGAGCAGCTGAAATCGACCCACGCGGAGTTCTACGACGCACTCGAGCGCGAACTCGAGCGAGACGTCGACTCCGCGAACGAGCTTTCCGAAGAGTTCGTCGACGCGCTCGACGAGCAGACCGACCAGTTCCTCGAAATCACGCGCTCCGTCGAGGACCAGACGGTCCAGAACGTCGACGAGTTTTCGGGACAGCTCCGCGAGCAACTCGAGCGGACCCAGGAGCTACAGGATCAACTCGAGGACCAGCTCGAGGAACAGACCGGCGGCGTCGAGGAACTCCTCGAGCAGCAGGCCGACCAGATCGAGCAGTTCCAGCAGCAACTCGAAGCACAGACCGAGGCGGTCACCCAGCAGATTCCGGTTCAGGGGGGCGACGAGCCGCACACGAAGATCGAAACCGATCCGGAGCACACCCTCGAGTCCGTCGAGGGAATCGACGCGGACGTCCGCGAACAGCTCTCGGAGGCCGGCATCGTGACGATCGACGACCTCACGCGCGCCAGTGCCGGGGCCGTCGCCGAGGCCGCCGATATCTCGGAGAGCCAGGCCGAGGAGTGGATCGAGCAGGCCGAGGCCTGAACGCGGTTACAGGATCTAACTGCGCCACACTGGCACTCGAGCGATCGTACTAGGTTCTCCGCGGTTCAGGACTGTATCTTGTCGACGATCTCGCGCGCCTGCTCCTTCGCTTTGTCCTCGCCGACGTGTTTCTCGATCAGGACGCTGGTGACCTCCCAGTCGTCCTCCCCGTCGACCTTCCCGGTCCGGACCTCGCTGCCCTCGGAGACCGATTCCGCCGGCTGCTCCGCCCAGTCGGGCGTTCGGATCTCGTCGTACCGATCCGGATCGCGAAACCGAACGTGAGTGTAGTCGTCTTCCGTCTCTACCGCGTTGATATCAGGCGTATCGGTCATATATGGCTCTCTAACGCCAGCGAGTATACAATCTAACCCTGAATGTGCCCGGACGCCGCAGTCAGGGTAGCGATACCTGAACACGTGCCTCGAGGCCCCGCGAGCCGGCACCCAGCCACGAACACTATCCGAATCGGCCTCCTCTGTGTTTCCATGCTCGTCCTCGGCGACGCCCACGCGTCCGACCCCGACCGGTGTGAGATCCTGCTCGAACTCTATCGAACCCTCGAGCCCGACCGGGTGCTCCAGCTCGGCGACCTCGAGCGATACGACCTGCCGGCGCCGACGTGGTTCATCGCGGGCAACAACGAGGACTTCGACGTGATCGACGCGCTACGGGCCGGCGAGCGCCCCGCGGAAACGAACAACGTGCACCTCCTCGCGAGCACGGCGGCGACGGTCGACGGCCTTCGCGTGGCCGGCCTCTCGGGCAACTTCGCTCCCACGAGGTACGACCTGCCGCGAGACGAACTCGTCGGCGAGCGCCGGCGGCACTTCACCCACGAGGACGTCGACCGAGCCGCCGAGCTCGAGGACATAGACATCTTCCTCACGCACGAAGCGCCCCACGGCCTGCTGTCCTACGGGTACGACCCCGGCTGTACGCACGTCGACGACCTGCTCGAGGCGCTCTCGCCCGACCTCTGTCTGGTCGGCCACCACCACCGCCATCGCGAAGCCGAGATCGGGGGGATCAGAGTCGTGAGTCTCGCGCCCGCCTGGGAGCGATACTACACGCTCGATCCCGAGACGCTGGCGCTCGAGAGCCACGAGCACGACCTGTCGGGAGGCGACTGAAACCGTGCGAAAAGAGAAGAACTGACGCCGACGGCGGCGACCGTCTCAGAACGTCTCGAGGTAGCGGTCGAGTTCCCAGTCGGAGACGTCGACGAGGTAGTCCTCGAACTCCTGGCGCTTTGCCTCGACGAACTTCGGTCCGACGTGGTCGCCGAGCGCGTTGTAGATCGCTTCGTCTTCCTCGAGGGCGTCGACTGCCTCGCCGAGGTTCGCCGGCAGCGTCTCGATGCCGTACTCCTCGCGTTTCGCTTCGTCGAACTCGTAGATGTTCTCGCGAACCGGGTCGGGACAGTCGAGGTCATTCTCGATGCCGTCGAGTCCGGCGTGGATCATGACGGCGAGTGCGAGGTAGGCGTTACAGGACGGATCCGGCGAGCGCAGTTCGACGCGCGAGGCCGCAGGCGTTCGCGCCGCCGGCTTGCGGATCAGTGACGAGCGGTTGCGATCGGACCAGGCGACGTAGACCGGCGCCTCGTAGCCCGGCACCAGTCGCTTATAGCTGTTGACCGTCGGGTTCGCGATCGCCGTGATCGCCGGCGCGTGCTCGAGGATACCGGCGGTAAACGCGTGGGCCTCGTCGCTCAGGTTGAACTCGTCGTCGTCGTCGTGGAACGCGTTCTCGCCGTCCTCGGTGAACAGGGAGAGGTGCGTGTGCATCCCCGAGCCGTTGATTCGCGGGATCGGCTTGGGCATGAACGTCGCGTGGAGATCGTGCTGTGCGGCGATGGCGCGGACGACGGTGCGGAAGGTGCCGACGTTGTCGGCCGTCGTCAGGGCGTCGTCGTAGGTGAAGTTGATCTCGTGTTGGCCCTCGGCGACCTCGTGGTGGCTCGCCTCCACCTCGAAGCCCATGTTCTCGAGGCCGTAGATGATGTCGCGTCGAACGTCGCTCGCGAGGTCTTTCGGCGCGAGGTCGAAGTAGCCGCCGGCATCGTTGGTTTTGGTCGTCGCGCGGCCCTCCTCGTCCTCCTCGAAGAGGAAGAACTCCGGTTCGGGCGCGGCGTTGACGGTATAGCCCATCTCGTTGGCGCGGTCGAGCGCGTTCTTGAGGACGCGGCGCGGGTCGCCCTCGAAGGGCTCGCCCGTGGAGGTGTCGTAGACGTCACAGATCATTCGGGCGGCCGCGCTCTCCTCTTTCTGTCGCCACGGGAGAACCGCGAACGTGTCCGGATCGGGCTTGAGCCGCATGTCCGACTCCTGAATGCGAACGAAGCCTTCGATAGAGGAACCGTCGAAGTAGATCCCTTCGGCGAACGCCTTCTCGGCCTGTCGGGCCGGCACGGAGACGTTCTTGACCGTTCCCAGAATGTCGGTAAACTGCAGTCGGAGGAAGTCGACGTCTTGCTCCTCGATCTCGTCCAGTACCGCCTGTTCGGCGTCAGTGAGGTTTCCGCTTGTCATTGTTCTCGTGGTCGTATCCTCGGAACCCGCTTATTAAAACACTACTGTTCTAAGCAAATCTTCGCTCTCTCCGTCCAAACTGTATATTCGTAAAGTTCTAAAGGCCTCACTGAGTGGGTAGATGTGATGACGTACGAAAATCTCGACGCAAAACTAGTGAATTCACTCCTCGGCGACGGCCGAGCGAGCCTGCGAAGCCTCGCCGAAGAACTCGACGTCTCGGTGACGACCGTCTCGAATCACCTCTCCACGCTGGAAGACGAGGGCGTCATTCAGGGCTACACCCCCCGCGTCGATTACGACGCGGCCGGGTTCGACGTGACTGCCGTTATCCAGTTACAGGTCGAGGGGAACGCGCTGCCCGACGTCACGGAAACGCTGCGCGACCACCGCCAGATGACCAGCGTCTACGAGGTCACCGGCGATTACGACGTGATCGCCATCGGCAAGTTCGAAGACACCGACGGCATGAACGAGCAGATCAAACAGCTGCTGACCGATCCCGATATCAAGGCCTCGAACACCAGCGTCGTCCTCAACGCCGTGAGCGAGAACGAGCAGTTCGACCTCGAGGTCGACGAGGACGAGTAATCGGACGACTCTTTTCGGATACTATGTATCGCGAGCAGTGGCGACACCGATCAGACCACCGGAACGAACGATAGTTATTCCCTCAATCGGATGTCGGCGAGCGAGGGGTTCGAAGAACCCGAGCGACGCCGTTCGCCGAGCGCGTAGCGCTCGGGCCGACGACTGATGTGAGGCCCCGAAGGGGCCGAAACGGAAGGAGGAGTGCTTTTATACTAAATTTTGCCGAGGGCGCGGCGAAGCCGCGCCCGCA containing:
- a CDS encoding gamma carbonic anhydrase family protein, whose product is MVDSRRYEFEGERPTIDDGARVSSEATLVGDVRVEADASVWPGVVLRGDIGPVHIGRETHVGDNATIHASRLEAEVMVGHGAVLNETTVEERALVGFNATLNSDVTIGSGSIVAAGTVIPDGYSIPPESFVRGVPAEITPLAETGIDAAEILEEFSSGDYTNLAQRHEELFE
- a CDS encoding metallophosphoesterase, which gives rise to MLVLGDAHASDPDRCEILLELYRTLEPDRVLQLGDLERYDLPAPTWFIAGNNEDFDVIDALRAGERPAETNNVHLLASTAATVDGLRVAGLSGNFAPTRYDLPRDELVGERRRHFTHEDVDRAAELEDIDIFLTHEAPHGLLSYGYDPGCTHVDDLLEALSPDLCLVGHHHRHREAEIGGIRVVSLAPAWERYYTLDPETLALESHEHDLSGGD
- the glnA gene encoding type I glutamate--ammonia ligase; the encoded protein is MTSGNLTDAEQAVLDEIEEQDVDFLRLQFTDILGTVKNVSVPARQAEKAFAEGIYFDGSSIEGFVRIQESDMRLKPDPDTFAVLPWRQKEESAAARMICDVYDTSTGEPFEGDPRRVLKNALDRANEMGYTVNAAPEPEFFLFEEDEEGRATTKTNDAGGYFDLAPKDLASDVRRDIIYGLENMGFEVEASHHEVAEGQHEINFTYDDALTTADNVGTFRTVVRAIAAQHDLHATFMPKPIPRINGSGMHTHLSLFTEDGENAFHDDDDEFNLSDEAHAFTAGILEHAPAITAIANPTVNSYKRLVPGYEAPVYVAWSDRNRSSLIRKPAARTPAASRVELRSPDPSCNAYLALAVMIHAGLDGIENDLDCPDPVRENIYEFDEAKREEYGIETLPANLGEAVDALEEDEAIYNALGDHVGPKFVEAKRQEFEDYLVDVSDWELDRYLETF
- a CDS encoding helix-hairpin-helix domain-containing protein, which produces MSQSESPIRAMFDAQRTAVKQSQQLFKQGMATQRNVDTMALTGIKGQKSLQRQQLELAQAATHGYLSATAAMLPSDDAPEAHRTIDETFEQLKSTHAEFYDALERELERDVDSANELSEEFVDALDEQTDQFLEITRSVEDQTVQNVDEFSGQLREQLERTQELQDQLEDQLEEQTGGVEELLEQQADQIEQFQQQLEAQTEAVTQQIPVQGGDEPHTKIETDPEHTLESVEGIDADVREQLSEAGIVTIDDLTRASAGAVAEAADISESQAEEWIEQAEA
- the lrp gene encoding HTH-type transcriptional regulator Lrp, which encodes MTYENLDAKLVNSLLGDGRASLRSLAEELDVSVTTVSNHLSTLEDEGVIQGYTPRVDYDAAGFDVTAVIQLQVEGNALPDVTETLRDHRQMTSVYEVTGDYDVIAIGKFEDTDGMNEQIKQLLTDPDIKASNTSVVLNAVSENEQFDLEVDEDE
- a CDS encoding aminomethyltransferase family protein, with amino-acid sequence MSIIESIHEDHGATFGERADRRIVEHYGRPERTHRAVRNGVGLLEFAYGVVVVEGGDRVEYVDNVVSNRVPAEDGQGCYALVLDPQGGIDVELYVYNAGERLLLFTQPEAAEPLAEEWGEKVFIQDVDIRVATDDYAVFGIHGPHATEKIASVLNGAGSPDERYSFVRGTMGDEGVSVIRTDALTGEESYEVICAADDAAAVHDTLLNQGLNAAPFGYRTFESLALEAGSPLFHTELEGTLPNVLGLRNALDFEKGCYVGQEVVSRVENRGQPSRRLVGLTLAGEAVPESGAAVFAGDASVGEVTRAGESPMLGDVIALAIVDYGLEADELTVRVGGEEVDATLTNLPFVDGSDRSDRLPEYL
- the pdhA gene encoding pyruvate dehydrogenase (acetyl-transferring) E1 component subunit alpha, producing MSGDVLEPALLERDPDDRIRILDADGTVVAPGLEPDLEPETLRSMYRDMRFSRRFDERMISLQRQGRLGTYSSLAGQEGSQIGSTYALADDDLLSFQYREHGTLAARGLPWEYLLYWMGHEDGNAALADIEVFPLNISIAGHLPHAVGWAWAAKLNGDERVGVVHFGDGSTSEGDFHEAMNFAGVFDTPTVFFCNNNQWAISVPRERQTASATIAQKARAYGFAGVQVDGMDPLATYVVTAAARKNALEADGDRLRPTLIEAVQYRYGAHTTADDPSVYRDDEEVERWRERDPIDRFEAYLRNDGVLDDDRIDAIETEIEETLATLVERAEGVDGDPSEMFEYTYAERTPRLEDQRDYLADLRERHGDEALLEDE
- a CDS encoding helix-turn-helix domain-containing protein; translated protein: MTTNDTSQEAISLLQDLGLQEYEARCFIALNKLPNGTAKDIHEISEVPRTRVYDAIRVLESQGLVEVQHTSPQVYRAVGIEEATQTLRQKYEDRIATLETHLENTEVKDIEENDHIQEVWSLTGHDAIESRTIDLIREAESEIAFLVVDEDILSETLLESLQTAAQNDISVVLGGQTETITETLGAETSTTRVFETGLDWLTGSASDNEVAISRILLVDRETLLIGSYYPNTPGGKTKEQAVFARGLENGIVVLLRRLVTAGLPQIKDPGH